A single genomic interval of Saccharothrix saharensis harbors:
- a CDS encoding TetR/AcrR family transcriptional regulator, producing MTSRPLRKDAAHNRDRIVSVAKGLVDEGTPLQLNDVARRAGLGVGTVYRHFPTAEALLETIATTCLETLVAHGERALTDPDPRRALEDFLFRTVEAQLTDASLPPVAAAPTDALPRTTELKRSLWSTGATLLDRARAAGQVRPDLAATDVVPLMCGIAYAAQLHSGTAADRTTTAHRYLTALLEGVRTTAPDH from the coding sequence ATGACGAGCAGGCCGCTGCGCAAGGACGCCGCCCACAACCGGGACCGGATCGTCTCGGTGGCCAAGGGGCTGGTGGACGAGGGCACGCCGTTGCAGCTCAACGACGTCGCCCGCCGTGCGGGCCTCGGTGTCGGCACCGTCTACCGGCACTTCCCCACCGCCGAGGCACTGCTGGAAACCATCGCCACCACCTGCCTGGAAACCCTCGTCGCGCACGGCGAGCGGGCGTTGACCGACCCCGACCCCCGGCGGGCGCTGGAGGACTTCCTGTTCCGCACCGTCGAAGCACAGCTCACCGACGCGTCCCTGCCCCCGGTCGCCGCCGCGCCCACCGACGCCCTGCCGCGCACCACGGAACTCAAGCGGTCGCTCTGGTCGACCGGCGCCACGCTGCTGGACCGGGCCCGGGCAGCCGGCCAGGTCCGGCCGGACCTGGCCGCCACCGACGTCGTCCCCCTGATGTGCGGCATCGCCTACGCCGCACAGCTGCACAGCGGCACCGCCGCCGACCGGACCACCACCGCCCACCGCTACCTGACCGCCCTCCTCGAAGGCGTGCGCACCACCGCACCGGACCACTGA
- a CDS encoding polyprenyl synthetase family protein: MTTETPVPTTASYTGARLLTETVAALSERAPAIVAAAAEELREIRLGLHFHDGSRATMTARYSRLLVEPDLVGEPDVEVAFDDRAMNLVFDAQRPPVEQVLPQSLDVRGPRDRVLAVWRAFVLLSQRASGLRFVQQLWRDYRDQVPRLWGVATGGPAPRHSPHGDAPTGWHAVDFLADRRPLEPGDQAIIGGTADSAPRLLWDGRRSTGWWEVRPVNDADLVQTMTSCRARANREIDRLLPDREPKVDLYDLMRSYPTRQGKGLRPTLVFATCAAFGEKPENAVRAAAALELFHNGFLVHDDIADESTHRRGLPTMNTEFGNGLAVNTGDGLNLLAVDAVLANLETLGLARTLGLIQEAMHMCRESIEGQAMELGWIHRRVVPSRDEDYFTMSTKKTGWYTCITPCRMGAVCAGVTDPAVLGRFDEAFRLIGIAFQIQDDILNLVGDEALYGKEVLGDLLEGKRTVMLIHLFRHAGARERERLGELLHQPRADKSQDNADELLAAMRRHGSIEYATDLADRLAADGIARFERDLAVIPENEGKAVLRQIAHYVTTRPL; the protein is encoded by the coding sequence GTGACGACTGAGACGCCCGTGCCGACGACCGCGTCGTACACCGGTGCGCGGCTGCTGACCGAGACCGTGGCCGCGTTGTCCGAACGCGCGCCCGCCATCGTGGCCGCCGCCGCCGAGGAGCTGCGGGAGATCCGCCTGGGGCTGCACTTCCACGACGGCAGCCGGGCGACCATGACCGCCCGCTACAGCCGCCTGCTGGTCGAACCGGACCTGGTGGGCGAACCGGACGTCGAGGTGGCCTTCGACGACCGGGCGATGAACCTGGTCTTCGACGCCCAGCGCCCTCCGGTCGAGCAGGTGCTGCCGCAGAGCCTGGACGTCCGCGGCCCCCGCGACCGGGTGCTGGCGGTGTGGCGCGCGTTCGTGCTGCTGTCCCAGCGCGCTTCCGGCCTGCGGTTCGTGCAGCAGCTGTGGCGTGACTACCGCGACCAGGTGCCCCGGCTCTGGGGCGTGGCCACCGGCGGCCCGGCGCCACGCCACTCCCCGCACGGCGACGCGCCGACCGGCTGGCACGCCGTCGACTTCCTCGCCGACCGCCGACCGCTCGAACCGGGCGACCAGGCGATCATCGGCGGCACCGCCGACTCCGCGCCCAGGCTGCTGTGGGACGGCCGCCGCAGCACCGGCTGGTGGGAGGTGCGGCCGGTCAACGACGCCGACCTGGTGCAGACCATGACGTCGTGCCGCGCCCGCGCCAACCGGGAGATCGACCGGCTGCTGCCCGACCGGGAGCCGAAAGTCGACCTGTACGACCTGATGCGCTCCTACCCGACGCGGCAGGGCAAGGGCCTGCGCCCCACGCTGGTGTTCGCCACGTGCGCGGCGTTCGGTGAGAAGCCCGAGAACGCGGTGCGGGCCGCCGCCGCGCTCGAGCTGTTCCACAACGGCTTCCTCGTGCACGACGACATCGCCGACGAGTCGACCCACCGCCGCGGCCTGCCCACGATGAACACCGAGTTCGGCAACGGGCTCGCGGTCAACACCGGCGACGGGCTCAACCTGCTCGCCGTCGACGCCGTGCTGGCCAACCTCGAAACGCTGGGACTCGCCCGCACGCTGGGCCTCATCCAGGAGGCCATGCACATGTGCCGGGAGTCCATCGAGGGCCAAGCCATGGAACTGGGGTGGATCCACCGCCGCGTGGTGCCGTCGCGGGACGAGGACTACTTCACCATGAGCACCAAGAAGACCGGCTGGTACACGTGCATCACCCCGTGCCGCATGGGCGCGGTCTGCGCCGGCGTGACCGACCCTGCCGTGCTGGGCCGCTTCGACGAGGCGTTCCGGCTGATCGGGATCGCCTTCCAGATCCAGGACGACATCCTCAACCTCGTCGGCGACGAAGCGCTCTACGGCAAGGAAGTCCTCGGCGACCTCCTGGAGGGCAAGCGCACCGTGATGCTGATCCACCTGTTCCGCCACGCGGGTGCCCGCGAGCGCGAACGGCTCGGCGAGCTCCTGCACCAACCGCGGGCCGACAAGTCGCAGGACAACGCCGACGAGCTGCTCGCCGCCATGCGGCGGCACGGCTCCATCGAGTACGCCACCGATCTCGCCGACCGGCTGGCCGCCGACGGCATCGCCCGGTTCGAGCGCGACCTGGCCGTCATCCCCGAGAACGAAGGAAAAGCGGTGCTGCGACAAATCGCCCACTACGTCACCACCCGACCGCTGTGA
- a CDS encoding DUF11 domain-containing protein yields the protein MTGPDSALRDGDRAALDFAGGFNARLREVLCTLARRGAAIRQDEPRRARQILDALAPWPFYKGGQFLFDLLEWEDFMIDGEPPAVLSRATFGALLDLPAGWVDATFAAIDTHAPEFLRPIIANPPVRWLAATAQSTVHGVVRGLAGLVAPPTTADADRGADDALPPLQGGFYLYEDVVLGLFDLVGARLPSVAGPGQPVREDAAQDGEAPDGGSTPTGSTAAPEGAPSTAVFPIEETFRVSRVEDLEHDWTLRGDATLAGDDGLQLTPAEREKAGTALLNVPFPSTAGVSVDFDFSCAGGNGDGFAVFLIDGAHDTDVGGYGAGLGYGRGPDGKGDGVTKGWLGLGFDKCGNFSGSLAGPCTEDVGRPNRIVLRGSGDRAEGFPFITGVPAPGGLDAVWADRAHVQVLIIDAVVTVHVTRGDTTTTVFDGVDLKLVEGQAPMPETFKLGVSASTGWEVSRHCLRDLVVTMPTAMPLTVDGADQAPAGARTAFTVTARNDGPNDAPDAVVTGSTDPALSDVDVVVSRTTGGATATGAGRTGNGTFRQTLDLPVGGTATITVSGTVDRAATGEVSCSAKIESVTCGNTSPDGSDSHDTPLTEPVPKADLKVCRHAAVSLAPGAEGHIAVSVENPDDDAIDPADAELVFDAPTGFEWTGTAMFTYYHVDGRSEGSGETTLTPSLEDGDRRLRLTGLQPFRTDQGFVLTYVLGIRAKADARPGRYTDGKAVLADSRPLRLTATVQDAARPRAFTNNDAALPVVQPALPEVEPGGTGFLAVTVGFEQDTGQALNSLTQQFNAPSGFRWSGFVSYSYYTGGRTTRGGEGDLEYKLNKTGTILRITGAPPLKASKGLYLTYVLGLTADENATPGPRGDGKAKIGKAGQLTLHATVVDAGDPFRCNR from the coding sequence GTGACGGGCCCCGACTCCGCCCTGCGCGACGGCGACCGGGCCGCGCTGGACTTCGCCGGCGGGTTCAACGCCCGGCTGCGCGAGGTGTTGTGCACCCTGGCGCGCCGTGGTGCCGCGATCCGGCAGGACGAGCCGCGACGGGCACGGCAGATCCTCGACGCCCTGGCGCCCTGGCCGTTCTACAAGGGCGGCCAGTTCCTGTTCGACCTGCTCGAATGGGAGGACTTCATGATCGACGGCGAGCCGCCGGCGGTCCTGTCCCGCGCCACCTTCGGCGCGCTGCTGGACCTGCCGGCGGGCTGGGTGGACGCCACCTTCGCCGCGATCGACACCCACGCGCCCGAGTTCCTCCGACCGATCATCGCCAACCCGCCGGTCCGGTGGCTGGCCGCCACCGCGCAGTCGACCGTGCACGGGGTGGTGCGCGGTCTGGCCGGGCTCGTCGCCCCGCCGACCACCGCCGACGCCGACCGCGGTGCCGACGACGCGCTGCCACCGCTGCAAGGCGGCTTCTACCTCTACGAGGACGTCGTGCTCGGCCTGTTCGACCTCGTCGGCGCACGCCTGCCCTCCGTGGCCGGGCCCGGGCAGCCGGTCCGGGAGGACGCCGCCCAGGACGGTGAGGCACCTGACGGTGGAAGCACCCCCACCGGTTCGACCGCGGCACCGGAAGGCGCGCCCTCGACCGCGGTCTTCCCGATCGAGGAGACGTTCCGGGTCTCCCGGGTCGAAGACCTGGAGCACGACTGGACGTTGCGCGGCGACGCCACCCTCGCGGGTGACGACGGCCTGCAACTGACCCCGGCCGAGCGGGAGAAGGCGGGAACGGCGTTGCTGAACGTCCCGTTCCCCTCCACGGCCGGTGTCTCCGTCGACTTCGACTTCTCCTGCGCGGGCGGGAACGGCGACGGCTTCGCGGTCTTCCTCATCGACGGCGCTCACGACACCGACGTGGGCGGCTACGGCGCCGGTCTCGGGTACGGCCGCGGTCCCGACGGCAAGGGCGACGGCGTCACCAAGGGCTGGCTCGGCCTGGGCTTCGACAAGTGCGGCAACTTCTCCGGCAGCTTGGCCGGACCGTGCACCGAGGACGTCGGCCGGCCGAACCGGATCGTGCTGCGCGGCTCCGGTGACCGCGCCGAGGGGTTCCCCTTCATCACCGGCGTCCCCGCACCCGGCGGCCTGGACGCGGTCTGGGCGGACCGGGCCCACGTCCAGGTGCTGATCATCGACGCCGTGGTGACCGTGCACGTGACGCGCGGCGACACGACCACCACCGTGTTCGACGGCGTCGACCTCAAGCTCGTCGAGGGCCAGGCGCCGATGCCGGAGACGTTCAAGCTCGGCGTGTCCGCCAGCACCGGGTGGGAGGTGTCCCGGCACTGCCTGCGCGACCTCGTGGTCACCATGCCGACCGCGATGCCGCTGACCGTGGACGGCGCCGACCAGGCACCGGCGGGCGCCAGGACCGCCTTCACCGTCACCGCCCGCAACGACGGGCCGAACGACGCTCCCGACGCCGTGGTGACCGGTTCGACCGACCCGGCGCTGTCCGATGTGGACGTCGTCGTCTCCCGGACCACCGGCGGCGCAACGGCCACGGGTGCGGGCCGCACCGGGAACGGCACGTTCCGGCAGACGCTCGACCTCCCGGTCGGCGGCACCGCGACGATCACCGTCAGCGGCACCGTCGACCGGGCGGCCACGGGCGAGGTCTCCTGCTCGGCGAAGATCGAGTCGGTCACGTGCGGCAACACCTCCCCGGACGGGTCCGACTCGCACGACACCCCGCTGACCGAACCCGTCCCGAAGGCCGACCTGAAGGTCTGCCGGCACGCGGCGGTCTCGCTCGCACCGGGCGCGGAGGGGCACATCGCCGTCAGCGTCGAGAACCCGGACGACGACGCGATCGACCCGGCGGACGCCGAGCTGGTCTTCGACGCGCCGACCGGGTTCGAGTGGACCGGCACGGCGATGTTCACCTACTACCACGTCGACGGCCGGAGCGAAGGCAGCGGGGAGACGACGCTGACGCCGTCCCTGGAGGACGGCGACCGGCGCCTGCGGCTGACCGGGCTCCAACCGTTCCGGACCGACCAGGGCTTCGTGCTCACCTACGTCCTGGGCATCCGGGCGAAGGCCGACGCCCGGCCCGGCCGGTACACCGACGGCAAGGCCGTGCTCGCCGACTCACGACCACTGCGCCTGACGGCCACCGTGCAGGACGCCGCGCGACCGCGGGCGTTCACCAACAACGACGCCGCGCTGCCCGTCGTCCAACCCGCCCTGCCGGAGGTCGAGCCGGGCGGGACCGGGTTCCTGGCCGTCACCGTCGGCTTCGAGCAGGACACCGGCCAAGCCCTGAACAGCCTCACCCAGCAGTTCAACGCACCGTCCGGGTTCCGCTGGAGCGGCTTCGTCTCGTACTCCTACTACACCGGCGGGCGCACCACCCGGGGCGGCGAGGGCGACCTCGAATACAAGCTCAACAAAACCGGCACCATCCTGCGCATCACCGGCGCTCCCCCGCTCAAGGCGTCCAAGGGGTTGTACCTGACCTACGTCCTCGGTCTCACCGCGGACGAGAACGCGACGCCGGGACCGCGCGGCGACGGCAAGGCCAAGATCGGCAAAGCCGGCCAGCTCACCCTGCACGCGACCGTGGTGGACGCCGGCGACCCGTTCCGCTGCAACCGCTGA
- a CDS encoding MEDS domain-containing protein, whose amino-acid sequence MAPSRRAGFVEHGRNFGPHDHVCWRYRDAHDLHDRVREFLSEGLSLGYRVRYVGAGGPDALVRDLDGIDGIGQALRTGAAQVTSLDTTYPPGAAIEPAAQVRTYGEATDAALAAGYAGLRVAADCTPLVRTPEQLDAFSRYEHRIDRYMVDRPFSAMCAYAADEVDERAFAQVACMHPTSDASYAGFRLHAAADRAVALAGELDRWDEDLFTLALHRADLGPRGGQVVLDATGLTFIDHRNLLHLSRHAADRGTSVVLRTSWPGASTLVDLLDLTNVRVERAA is encoded by the coding sequence GTGGCGCCCAGTCGCAGGGCGGGGTTCGTCGAGCACGGACGGAACTTCGGTCCCCATGACCACGTGTGCTGGCGGTACCGCGACGCGCACGACCTCCACGACCGGGTCCGGGAGTTCCTGTCCGAGGGGCTGAGCCTCGGGTACCGCGTCCGCTACGTCGGCGCCGGTGGTCCCGACGCCCTGGTCCGGGACCTCGACGGGATCGACGGGATCGGGCAAGCGCTGAGGACCGGGGCGGCGCAGGTCACCTCGCTGGACACCACCTACCCGCCGGGTGCGGCGATCGAGCCCGCGGCGCAGGTGCGGACCTACGGCGAGGCCACGGACGCGGCCCTGGCCGCCGGGTACGCCGGGCTGCGGGTCGCGGCGGACTGCACGCCGCTGGTGCGCACCCCGGAACAGCTCGACGCCTTCTCCCGCTACGAGCACCGCATCGACCGGTACATGGTCGACCGGCCGTTCTCGGCGATGTGCGCCTATGCCGCCGACGAGGTGGACGAGCGCGCGTTCGCGCAGGTGGCGTGCATGCACCCCACCTCCGACGCCTCTTACGCCGGCTTCCGGTTGCACGCCGCCGCCGATCGGGCCGTCGCCTTGGCCGGCGAACTCGACCGGTGGGACGAGGACCTGTTCACCCTGGCCCTGCACCGCGCCGACCTGGGCCCCCGCGGCGGGCAGGTGGTGCTCGACGCCACCGGCCTCACCTTCATCGACCACCGCAACCTGCTACACCTGTCCCGGCACGCCGCCGACCGCGGCACGTCGGTCGTGCTGCGCACCTCCTGGCCGGGCGCGTCCACCCTGGTGGACCTGCTCGACCTGACCAACGTCCGAGTGGAGCGTGCCGCATGA
- a CDS encoding RnfABCDGE type electron transport complex subunit D, whose amino-acid sequence MTRTARDRRSAALRRFGLSITVLTVLGHTVLGFEQAYVTPVVAVLAGLAAELVLDSVEAATERRRPRWLGRPGAVVDFLLPAYITGMACAMLLYANDDLLPTVLATVVGVAGKYVIRVPVGGRRRHVLNPSNLGIVVVVLAFPRVGIAPPYEFTEWITGWWDAVVPALLLVAGTAVNARLTGKIPLILGWVGGFVAQAVLRWGVTDISLAAAVLPLTGTAFILFTNYMITDPGTTPARPRDQVLFGLATAAVYGVLVQCGVVFGLFFALVVVCVLRGIVLVVVAARPPRPAPVVPPQRTTVERPAALRES is encoded by the coding sequence GTGACCAGGACCGCTCGTGACCGCCGCTCGGCGGCGCTGCGCCGGTTCGGGCTGTCGATCACCGTGCTGACGGTGCTCGGGCACACCGTGCTCGGTTTCGAGCAGGCGTACGTGACGCCCGTGGTCGCGGTCCTCGCCGGGCTCGCCGCGGAGCTCGTGCTGGACTCGGTGGAGGCGGCGACGGAGCGGCGCCGCCCGCGCTGGCTCGGCCGGCCGGGCGCGGTGGTGGACTTCCTGCTGCCCGCCTACATCACCGGAATGGCCTGCGCGATGTTGTTGTACGCCAACGACGACCTGCTGCCCACGGTGCTCGCCACGGTGGTCGGGGTGGCCGGCAAGTACGTGATCAGGGTGCCGGTGGGTGGACGCCGTCGGCACGTGCTCAACCCGAGCAACCTCGGCATCGTCGTGGTGGTGCTGGCCTTCCCCCGGGTCGGCATCGCGCCGCCGTACGAGTTCACCGAGTGGATCACCGGGTGGTGGGACGCGGTCGTCCCCGCTCTGCTGCTGGTCGCCGGGACCGCGGTGAACGCGCGGTTGACCGGCAAGATCCCGCTGATCCTCGGCTGGGTGGGCGGGTTCGTCGCCCAGGCGGTGCTGCGCTGGGGCGTCACCGACATCTCCCTGGCCGCCGCGGTGCTGCCGCTGACCGGAACGGCGTTCATCCTGTTCACCAACTACATGATCACCGATCCCGGTACGACGCCCGCCCGGCCGCGCGACCAGGTCCTGTTCGGACTGGCCACGGCCGCCGTGTACGGCGTGCTCGTGCAGTGCGGGGTGGTGTTCGGTCTGTTCTTCGCACTGGTCGTCGTGTGCGTGCTGCGCGGGATCGTCCTGGTGGTCGTCGCGGCCCGCCCACCGCGGCCGGCTCCGGTGGTGCCGCCGCAGCGGACCACCGTCGAGCGCCCGGCCGCGCTGCGCGAGTCCTGA
- a CDS encoding CRTAC1 family protein, translating to MRPLPRRHAVRLVALLGCAAVFAATVEPQPSAAERDALAGRFSFTHHPVGPADRPGARHLRSVAPAYERIRSWISSLGAGAGLFAADGGTASHDLCLVDPRTDAVSVAPAPTTGARYPAFPLVPGGAEPPPSTAPMGCLPVDFDEDGWQDVVVYYWGRSPVLFRRTPGVPPSAAAFSARELVSPRQVWNTNAATTGDFDGDGHLDLVFGNYFPDGVRVLDPSAGSPGPVMNDSLSNAANGGTLRLFRSAGGGRFTEARDAFAPADRTGWTLALGAQDLDGDGLPELYVANDFGSDRLLVNGSAPGRVAFTPAGGVRHATTPKSKVLGDDSFKGMGVAFTDLLGTGVPAILVSNITEPYALQESNFAFVATVARTAVADRLRHGVAPYDDRSESLGLSRSGWSWDVKAADFDNTGSDEVMHATGFVAGTENGWARLQELAMANDLVVGHPGLWPTFTDGVDLSGHDRNTFFVRGPDGRFVDVAGRLGVDSSAVSRAFAVGDVDSDGRLDFVVANQWARSTLYRNTSPAGSFLGLRLRLPTGADRCVAGAGGPTTPAIGAEAQVSTPDGGAGVAQLYPANGHNGVNAADLHFGLGAHPAAAVPVRLTWRDGCGHRHTGSVSLTPGWHVLRLGPDGSVREDW from the coding sequence GTGAGGCCGTTGCCGCGCCGGCACGCCGTCCGGCTGGTCGCGCTGCTCGGCTGCGCCGCGGTGTTCGCCGCGACCGTCGAGCCCCAGCCGTCGGCGGCGGAACGCGACGCGCTCGCCGGGCGGTTCTCGTTCACCCACCACCCGGTGGGCCCGGCCGACCGACCCGGTGCCCGACACCTGCGTTCCGTCGCCCCAGCCTACGAGCGCATCAGGTCGTGGATCTCCTCGCTCGGCGCCGGAGCCGGCCTGTTCGCCGCGGACGGCGGCACCGCCTCGCACGACCTGTGCCTGGTCGATCCCCGCACGGACGCGGTCAGCGTGGCGCCCGCACCCACGACCGGCGCGCGCTACCCGGCGTTCCCGCTCGTCCCCGGCGGGGCCGAGCCGCCCCCGTCCACGGCGCCGATGGGGTGCCTGCCGGTCGACTTCGACGAGGACGGCTGGCAGGACGTGGTCGTGTACTACTGGGGTCGCTCGCCCGTGCTGTTCCGGCGCACCCCCGGCGTGCCGCCCTCGGCAGCCGCGTTCTCCGCGCGCGAACTCGTCAGCCCGCGGCAGGTGTGGAACACCAACGCCGCCACCACGGGTGACTTCGACGGCGACGGCCACCTCGACCTGGTGTTCGGCAACTACTTCCCGGACGGCGTCCGCGTGCTCGACCCGAGCGCCGGATCCCCGGGGCCGGTCATGAACGACTCGCTCTCGAACGCGGCCAACGGGGGCACGCTGCGCCTGTTCCGGTCCGCGGGCGGCGGGCGCTTCACCGAGGCGCGCGACGCCTTCGCCCCGGCGGACCGGACCGGGTGGACCCTCGCGCTCGGCGCCCAGGACCTCGACGGCGACGGGCTGCCGGAGCTGTACGTGGCCAACGACTTCGGCTCGGACCGGTTGCTGGTCAACGGGTCCGCACCGGGGCGTGTCGCGTTCACGCCGGCCGGTGGCGTCCGGCACGCGACCACACCGAAGTCGAAGGTGCTGGGCGACGACTCGTTCAAGGGTATGGGCGTGGCGTTCACCGACCTGCTGGGCACGGGCGTGCCCGCCATCCTGGTCAGCAACATCACCGAGCCGTATGCCCTCCAGGAGAGCAACTTCGCCTTCGTCGCGACCGTGGCCAGGACCGCCGTGGCCGACCGGTTGCGCCACGGGGTGGCTCCCTACGACGACCGCAGCGAAAGCCTCGGCCTGTCCCGGTCGGGCTGGTCGTGGGACGTCAAGGCCGCCGACTTCGACAACACCGGGTCGGACGAGGTGATGCACGCGACCGGGTTCGTCGCCGGCACGGAGAACGGCTGGGCACGGTTGCAGGAGCTGGCCATGGCCAACGACCTCGTGGTCGGCCACCCCGGGCTGTGGCCGACCTTCACCGACGGCGTCGACCTGTCCGGCCACGATCGCAACACGTTCTTCGTGCGCGGTCCGGACGGCCGGTTCGTGGACGTGGCCGGTCGGCTCGGCGTGGACAGCTCCGCGGTCAGCCGGGCGTTCGCCGTCGGGGACGTGGACTCGGACGGCCGGCTGGACTTCGTGGTCGCCAACCAGTGGGCGCGGTCGACCCTGTACCGGAACACCTCGCCGGCGGGGAGCTTCCTCGGCCTGCGGCTGCGCCTGCCGACCGGCGCGGACCGGTGCGTCGCGGGCGCGGGCGGGCCGACCACGCCGGCGATCGGCGCGGAGGCTCAGGTCTCGACCCCGGACGGCGGCGCCGGGGTGGCGCAGCTCTACCCGGCCAACGGCCACAACGGGGTGAACGCCGCGGACCTGCACTTCGGCCTCGGCGCGCACCCGGCCGCCGCGGTGCCGGTCCGGCTGACCTGGCGGGACGGGTGCGGGCACCGGCACACCGGATCGGTCTCCCTGACCCCCGGCTGGCACGTGCTCCGGCTGGGGCCCGACGGCAGCGTGCGGGAGGACTGGTGA
- a CDS encoding DUF1877 family protein, with product MGMTLSFTRVTPEELDRAFEEPDLAEGFAEDESRPYCFLEKSWAGIGFLLRAADVDVDLYEDGDAIDDEATRFGWSGDRVARTAKALGATPVEVLVSHYDPAELSAEEVYPMRHLWDADDLDYLRYHYVDLVRSFQGTAAVGGAAIRESSS from the coding sequence ATGGGCATGACGTTGTCGTTCACCCGGGTCACGCCGGAGGAGTTGGACCGGGCGTTCGAGGAGCCCGATCTCGCGGAGGGGTTCGCGGAGGACGAGAGCCGGCCGTACTGCTTCCTGGAGAAGTCGTGGGCCGGCATCGGTTTCCTGCTGCGCGCGGCCGATGTGGACGTGGACCTGTACGAGGACGGCGATGCGATCGACGACGAGGCCACGAGGTTCGGCTGGAGCGGCGACAGGGTGGCCAGGACCGCGAAGGCGCTCGGCGCCACCCCGGTCGAGGTGCTGGTGAGCCACTACGACCCGGCGGAGCTCAGCGCGGAGGAGGTCTACCCGATGCGGCACCTGTGGGACGCCGACGACCTCGACTACCTGCGGTACCACTACGTCGACCTGGTGCGGTCCTTCCAGGGGACGGCCGCGGTGGGCGGCGCCGCGATCCGGGAGTCCAGCTCCTGA
- a CDS encoding lipase family protein codes for MSAPTMNHLASGYDARQAYWMAKAAELAYGGRDEIEATAGQWGFDRVRHHYSTFKPPFAIGHTQAYTMASPTMVVTAFRGTEPLQLRDWFSDVTVPPWPGPGRTGLVHYGFAEALRAVIPSVVAAVEELRDGEQTVWFTGHSLGGALAMLAAAWLHFEEPRLTAHGVYTFGQPRTCDNVLVKAYDRALAGRTFRVVNNNDVVARVPPGPLFRHVAALRYIDSSGKVRDSMPGVATLLDRAKGMTADLFAPATDGMRDHLMKAYVAALEKNLT; via the coding sequence ATGTCTGCACCGACGATGAACCACCTGGCCTCCGGGTACGACGCCCGTCAGGCGTACTGGATGGCGAAGGCGGCCGAACTGGCCTACGGGGGACGGGACGAGATCGAGGCCACCGCCGGTCAGTGGGGGTTCGACCGCGTACGCCACCATTACTCGACGTTCAAGCCGCCGTTCGCGATCGGCCACACCCAGGCGTACACGATGGCGAGCCCGACGATGGTCGTGACCGCGTTCCGCGGCACCGAGCCGCTCCAGTTGCGGGACTGGTTCTCCGACGTGACCGTTCCGCCGTGGCCGGGACCGGGCCGCACCGGTCTGGTCCACTACGGATTCGCCGAGGCGTTGCGGGCGGTGATCCCGTCCGTGGTGGCGGCCGTCGAGGAGCTGCGCGACGGTGAGCAGACCGTGTGGTTCACCGGGCACAGCCTCGGCGGCGCACTGGCGATGCTGGCCGCGGCGTGGCTGCACTTCGAGGAGCCGCGGCTGACCGCGCACGGCGTCTACACCTTCGGGCAGCCCCGGACGTGCGACAACGTCCTGGTCAAGGCCTACGACCGGGCGCTGGCCGGGCGGACGTTCCGGGTGGTCAACAACAACGACGTCGTCGCGAGGGTCCCACCCGGGCCGCTGTTCCGGCACGTCGCGGCACTGCGCTACATCGACTCCTCCGGCAAGGTCCGCGACTCCATGCCCGGGGTGGCCACGTTGCTGGACCGCGCCAAGGGGATGACCGCCGACCTGTTCGCCCCGGCCACCGACGGGATGCGCGACCACCTGATGAAGGCCTACGTGGCCGCCCTGGAGAAGAACCTCACCTGA
- a CDS encoding SDR family NAD(P)-dependent oxidoreductase: protein MKRTAVVTAGTAGIGLETALGLAAAGFAVVVVGRDADRGARAVARIDATGPAHAARFLRADLASLAEVRSLAHRIAADHAASGEPLAVLVNNVGAMFAEPREHDGVEASFVVNHLSPYLLTELLRPTLVASAPSRVVNVTSGAVALAKRSFDAVEPPGGYYGFHWYGRAKLANLAYTLDLAARLDGTGVTVFAADPGGAATDMTTGTMANPGIVSPGLRLLWPLVRRRFARSTSGPASVAARPSIVAATDEGLAGRTGVVIGAGARPVTPFRRATDRRVAEAVRRLSERHAPLTTA from the coding sequence ATGAAGCGGACAGCTGTGGTGACGGCCGGCACGGCGGGCATCGGCCTGGAGACGGCGCTGGGCCTCGCCGCCGCCGGGTTCGCGGTCGTGGTGGTCGGGCGCGACGCCGATCGCGGTGCACGCGCGGTCGCCCGGATCGACGCGACCGGACCGGCGCACGCCGCCCGGTTCCTGCGCGCGGACCTCGCGTCGCTGGCCGAGGTCCGGTCGCTCGCCCACCGGATCGCCGCCGACCACGCCGCCTCGGGCGAGCCGTTGGCGGTGCTGGTCAACAACGTCGGGGCGATGTTCGCCGAGCCGCGGGAGCACGACGGCGTCGAGGCCTCGTTCGTCGTCAACCACCTCTCGCCGTACCTGCTCACCGAACTGCTGCGGCCCACCCTGGTCGCGAGCGCGCCGAGCCGGGTCGTGAACGTGACCTCGGGCGCGGTCGCCCTGGCGAAGCGGTCGTTCGACGCCGTCGAGCCGCCCGGTGGCTACTACGGCTTCCACTGGTACGGACGCGCCAAGCTCGCGAACCTCGCTTACACGCTCGACCTGGCCGCACGGCTGGACGGCACGGGTGTCACGGTGTTCGCCGCGGACCCCGGGGGCGCCGCCACCGACATGACGACCGGCACCATGGCGAACCCGGGAATCGTCTCGCCCGGCCTGCGGTTGCTGTGGCCACTGGTGCGCCGCAGGTTCGCGCGGTCGACCTCGGGGCCGGCGTCGGTGGCGGCCAGGCCTTCGATCGTGGCCGCCACCGACGAAGGACTGGCGGGTCGGACCGGCGTCGTCATCGGCGCCGGGGCGCGACCGGTGACGCCGTTCCGCCGGGCGACCGACCGCCGCGTCGCGGAGGCGGTGCGCCGGCTCAGCGAACGGCACGCGCCCCTCACCACCGCGTGA